A region of the Pempheris klunzingeri isolate RE-2024b chromosome 6, fPemKlu1.hap1, whole genome shotgun sequence genome:
AAACACGCCCATAAGCACCGTCCTCGCTCGTCATCTAGCCAAAGGGCACGATATAAAGATTGATGATCTGATTGCATGTAGCTGTGGTTGTCATCTATTTTGTTTTGccaacagagagaaggagacagggCAAATTCCAGCCCTTCAGACGACTCTttgggaagaaaaagaagagggaggCGAAGGGGGGCTTTGATGGAGCTGAGCTAAAGGCGAGTTTTTCTACTGGGGAAGTGTGCAATGGAGTTGTATCTGACGATGAGGAGCCCAACCAAAATCTGAGGTAACTACATAGTTTCATTTTTACTCGCATTTGTCTTAGTTATACATAATGAAACTGAGCTATCACtcttgtcattttattataGGTGATGAAAGCTGTATTCACAGGTCTTATCAGTAACATGGTGTCTATATAGGAAGTTTGTGTTTGAGGGTAGACAATGCGGTTTCTTAACAGATACTTTCAAGCTCCAGAAAAATGAAAGCGTTTAAACAGACTCTCATAAAAGTTGCGCTTACGCAGTCTGTAGAGATTGTGTAAGCACAGATTTGAGCTGGGCCTAACCCTTGGCCCTGCTCAAATACAGCTTGTAAAAGGCTGAGCCAGTAATGGCACGTTGCAACACTGAAGAAGCTGTTATTCTTCTGCAGGGAGTTGAATCCCATCGGATCTCGAGCTCTCTCACACGACAGCATCTTCATCCCAGAGGAGCCGGTGACTGAGGCCGGTCTAGATCACAGCATGTCCCAGGAAAACGTGTCAGATAAAGTCAGGAATCTGCAGGTGGGCCTTGTAGCGATGTGCCGATGTTATCTTCTGTACGTCTTACATGTACATAATGTTTAACCTTGTTTTTTTGGCGATCCAACAGAGGCAGATAGCACAAGGAATAAAGTTTGGCCAGAGGCCCCCTTCTCTGAGGAAAAGTGAAGGAGATGAGGGAAGCTCAGACGAGGAGGAGGTTCCTCGGAGTCCTCTGAAGGTTTTGGCCCAGGTAGAAGCCGAGCCAGTAAACACAGAGCCAAAGGTAACAACATAATAACTTATTGTGATGATAGTTTGGTTCTATTTTTATAGAGGAACTTCAtatattttacacatcaaagtctatATACAGGTTTTAGTATTTAGTACTACTGAACATATATGTAAAAAGGTAGTAGAAAGcattttgtggctccagagggaggtGGGCAAAATCTGATAAACTACCTCAAGTGATGCCAGTGGAAGAAGCGTTGGTTGGGGCTGAAGACCACAAGTTAGAAATTGAAAAAGTTTACCAGATCCCTATAGCCTGCTCTTCATCTCTAGAGGCTAGTGGCTCAACATTAGACTTTCCAccattagaataaaaaattgAAGAATGTGTGGACaatatctctggttctgctgaattgtttttgatgtttttttttactgtccaTCTTTGGTGTGACAGAGAATTTTTTTGTAAGTGTTAGGACTAAGATCGGatgtgtttcagtttttaataaaCGCTCTGTTGTTGTGACAAAAGCAGGTCCAGGGGGCTGAAAAAGCCGAACCACACAGCACACCGGTGAAGTCCCCGAGGTCCAAACGAGTTCTTCCACCCACTGGTACTATCGAGTCCATCAATCTGGATGCTGTTCCACAGTCTGTTCCTCGCTTAGACAACACCGCTGCCAAGCATAAACTGTCCGTCAAACCGAAAAACCAGAGGGTTTCCCGCAAGCACAGACGGTTTACACAGGTGAGCCGCAGCTAACGCCAAGGCATGATTTGCCTCAAATGAGTCTTAGCGTGTTGTTGATTGACTTTGTGACGTTGTCGTTGTGAAGACAATAGGAACTAATCATATTTTCACATTCTCAGGACTTCCAAGAGGTAGCTGTTCCTGGTGTGGTGGCAGAGGACGTCGAGGCAGCAGGTGTCTCCACAGACGACCAGCGAAGGGCATCTGTTGAGTCCTTAGAAAGATTCAAGAAACAGAGACTCCATGATGAAGAAAGACaggagacgaggaggaagagggagctggaggagcagaggctcagacaggaggaagaggagaagaggaagagagcagcagaggaagtgaGGCTGCGTgaactggaggaggagaggtgtcgtaaacagcaggaggaggaggaacgaAGGCttagagaggaggcagagaggatgaggagggaggaagaagaaaggaggcgacgagaagaggaagagcaaatgcagagggaggaggaggaaaggagaatgCGAGAGGAGCAGGAGCGCCGACGGctcgaggaggaggagaggagacgactggaagagcagaggaggaaagaggaggaggaaaggaagaggcaagaggaagaggaagaggcgaggaggcagcaggagctTGAGgctgagaagaggaggaagctaagggaggaagaagaggagagaaagaaaaaggaggaaatggaaagGCTGAGGTTGCAGGAgattgaagaaaagaaaaaagtggaggcagaggagaggctgagaaaggaagaggagcagaggagactGTCACAAGGGGAGACTGATGGCAGCTCAGatccacaggagaggaagaggagggctgAGGAGCTGCGctggagggagatggaggagaggcagaggccTTTCTCTTTCAAAGTTTCCTCtggagaaaaacagattttgttcCAGAAGGTTAACCTGACGCCTGTCACGCCGGCCTCCAGCCACCAGAGCGGTGCTGTAGCTGAGCAAAGAGAGAGCGCTAAGGCTTCACCCTCTGAAGGAGCAGACTCCCCCAACCTGCCAACGTCTCCATATGTCCCCCACACAGCCATCTTAGTGACAGGCGCACAGCTCTGTGGGACGGCCGTCAATTTCGACCAGATCAAAGACACCGCCTGCAAGTCTCTGCTGGGTTTGGGAGAGGATAGGAAGGCCCAGGGAACGCCGCCGGTCAAGAGCAAGACGTCACCGGACCGCAAGTCAGGCAAAACCAAGTCACTCAACGAGTCGTCGCTCTCTACAGACCAGTCCGGTGCAGCTGTCCTGGCAGAATGGGCTAGCATCAGATCGAAGATATTCAAGGGGGTAGAGGAGGGGAAGTACGACGAGTACCCAGACCCGAGCAGGACGCAGCCTCAGCCCAGCAGTGAAGACCCGCATACGTTCTCCCACACAAACCTCAGGAAGACCATGTCTGCCAGCGCCAAGTTCTCCATCACACCTGCAAAGAAGAAGTTTGGAGATTCGAACAGGAACTCTGAGCTGTTTGTTGCAGATGATAaggaagcaggagaggaagcaTCTTTGTCTGACAGCCTCACTGCAGCCTCCCCAGCTCCAACCAGTAAGCCTCAGAGCAAGATGAGTAAGACCGTCCGTATCGTAGAAAGAGGGTCAGAGGAGTGTATGTTTGCCAAAGACCTCCCTTCTTTCCTGGTTCCCAGCCCTGGAGCCAAACCAGAGGGGCAGGAGTTGAAGAGCAGGGCTCAGAGTGAGACAGAGGTGTCTGACagtagagaggagggagaggaccGAGGCCAGGAAGGTGAGGACAAACCCTCACCTTTTGGCATAAAGCTGAGAAGGACCAACTTCTCCCTCCGCTTTCACAGCGAACAGTccacagagaaaaggaagaaacgATACAGTGCGGGGGACAGCTTTGATGGCGTCCCTTCTCCTCTCACCCCCATCGAGCCTGACTCTGacacctcctctgtcttctctgaCAAATCAAGTCCTGCATCGCCTCAGAAAGAAGGCGCGGCCGGCAAGTACTTGCATGCATCTGCTTCCCCCGCCGTCCCTCGGGCTAAACCGGGAAAATCTACCAGCCCCACCTTCAGTGAAGGTGAGAAAGTGCTTTCCAAGCCACCGCTCTACCGCAGACCAGCCACGTCACCCAAACCTACTGGGGCAGTCCCCACACCTCCCCCTTCGCCACTACCTAAAGTGGCCCATGGGCCTCCCAGTGATGCCATGATCCAGAGGACAGGGGCCACAGAGGCGTCTAGCCCGGAGCAGGCAAACAGGAGCGAGGAATCTTCAGCAGTGGCCCAGTTGCACCGAAGCAGCCAAGGCCAGGTCcaaggggaggaggagcagaaggagaagaaatCCTTCTTCCCCTCCATTAACATCCCCTGGAGAGAGAAGgtggacagaaagacagagctCATCAAGAAAGGTCAGCGTTACTGTGACCAGGCGCTGCGCTCTTAGTGCTAATCAGGAATTTAAAATCTTTTGATTTCTCCCAATATATCCTCTCAACATATTGTACCGCTCTGTggcttaaaggaatagttcaacattttgctCAAATACCCTTATATGTTTTCACGCCAAGAGTTTGATGAGGAGATCAATAgcactgtcatgtctgtctggTAAATATGTAGCAACAGAGAgcagcttgttagcttagcttagcacaaaaactggaaacaggaaaacagccGGCCTGGCTCTGAGCAAATCAACAAAGTCCAGCAGCAACTGAATTTGCAGCCAAGGAAAGTttttcactttggtttttgCCACATTAAATAAATTAGATATAATGTGGTAATTATTGTCAGTAGTGTTCTTTGATGAGCTGATTTTAACTTTGGACAACTTTAATTTGTGTTAACTTTCCCCGTTTCCAGGCcccatgctaagctaagctaatgtaTGATATTAATAATTCCATCTATCTTtcagcaagaaagaaaataagtattttccaaaatgtaaaactgtttacagctaaaaaaaaaaaaaagagaaaaatgaggcAGGGAGGAAGGTAACGTACATGCTAGCTGGAAGGTAGCCAACATCAATATGTTGTTGGATTCAGAGTTTTGTTTACTTACACTGTGATCTGATAgttcattatttaaaacaaaatgttgctCATTTTAGGCTGTATTTTACGTTGGTAAATTTCTTGTCCAACCGCTGACATTTGAGAACATTGGCCtcttttgaatgaaatgtgGGGTTTTGTAGAAATGTTATAATTTTCATATTGGTACCAAAAATCAGGTATTATATTTGAtcaaaaattaatttcattcaaCATCTTGCCTTAGTAATATACCAATGTATGTGCGTTCCCCTGCAGAGAAACCGTCCCTACAGAGCAGGCACTCCCTGGACAGCGCGAGGGTCCAGGAGAAGGAGGCTGGGCCCTTATGGATCACGCTGGCCCTGCAGAAGCAGAAGGGCTtcagggagcagcagcagaatcgAGAGGATCGACGTAGCCAAAGAGAGGCCAAACTGGCTGAGAAACAAGCTCGAGACAGTGTATGTGAAACATGTTTACAATATTTCTTCTGACATTCACACAATCTCGCAGTATTCTTCCTCTCATACGATCACTAATCTGTTTCGCAGGTTATGCTGGTGAGCCCAACGGAGAGCAAAGGAAGCGGGAGCACCAGTCCTTCCTCTAAACCTCAGACACCAGAAGAGCCCAAGAGACCCGACAGCCTCCTGGGACGGCTTGAGCGCAGAGAACACCTGAAAAAAGCCAACACTTTACCCAGCTCTGTCACTGGTAAGAGCCTGCTGGGAGAGGAGTTTGGTCTCAACATAATGAAGCCACATGTTGCTGAAATAGCTAGTAGTGATTTTAATAATCTTGATTACAATTACTGAAATATGAGAATGAGCTGCTcttctttttgtcatttgaaaatagtttaatagtttaataACAGTTATAATCAAAAAAGGAATTGTCAGATGAATCAGTGTTAGCTGTATTACATCTAGGTCTGAATcttaaaatatagaaatagatATTtcaatcatttgttttttattcaaatgatttttttttatcacaataGAGTTAAATAATCACtgactattttgataatcagttgGTTTTAAAGTCATTTCTCAACCAGAAACACTGAATATGAGATGATTCCATTCAGGTTCTCAAATATGAGaattctttttatatttaatacattttacataatagtaaattgaatattttgggcTTTGGGGCTCAAGGAAATACCACCACCACATCTATGGAGACTAATTGATAATAATAGTTAGATCAATCAGTTTCATTAATCTTCATTTTTGCCCTTGATTTGTTGTTACAGTTGAGATTGCAGACTCTACACCGTCGCCACCTGCTGTCAAGGAGGTGTCAAAGCGCTTCCCCTCCAGTGACTCTCCGCAGGTCTCCACAGAGCCGGCCTGGCTGGCCCTGGCCAAGCGGAAGGCCAAAGCCTGGAGCGACTGTCCTCAGATCATCAAATAACACCCCACCGCAGCTTCACACCGCCCGGCCTCGGGCCCACATTCAGACTGCCCACGGACTCCGAAGCGCCTCGAGAGTCGCCGCCGCCCGTCCCCTCCTCTCCCAAAACTCCCTGTGAAAACCCTCCTGACTGTGAATCAAGTAAAGCCCTCCATCACCCCATAACCCCACACACTGGCTGGTACTATTATCATGCTAAAGTGCGCTTCACATTCAAATACTCCAATACAGTCGCACAGATATATGTAAACAATTGTCGGCGcgcatgcacatactgtatacaaacacaaaaagtatATGTCTAAAAGGACACAGATAGAAGGAGCACGCCACGGTCCGGGGAGTcctcagcagccaatcacaaccATGGCTGGCCATCGCAATAGCCAACCCCAatttttggttttcattttgtagCCAGCTGTGTCACCATGGTTGTAAAAAAAGCATCCACTCCACACAATAAAAGGTGAGACACTTCTGTATTAGAGAGGTGAAGCTCTGACATACGACAGTGTTTAATCTACAGAGGGTAACTGTCTGAATCGCGTTTTAAGGGCTACAAGTAACAATTAACTCGACCTGCTGAATCTGCTTCTGGACGGCTGATGCAAGTGTTACAGGCATCTTCTCTGCCCTTGTTGGTATTATTTAATGTAAAGCAGCAGATTTCTCTGTGTTGAAAGGATACTGTATCTCCTCTCTGAGCCTTGTCATGtacaaaagcctttttttttttttattctttttttttttttttaagcataaCAATTCTCACTGTGTCCGTGATGACTGTGATAGCTGTCAAAGAGGCTATTGTACAATTTCGCCATTATAAAGTAACCACAATCTGTCATAATTACACTGTGGGTGCACCTAAACACAGCACTGACGACCACAAGTGTTAATGGGCATTTACGGTGAACCGCACATTACCCTCACAGCCGTGTGATGGCGTAATctagacttttatttttttttttcgctttGCTAAtggagacagacacacctgcTTGCTTGTAACATACAACTTTTGTAGCTGTCCTCCTGTTAACACACTTGTGTTTGTAGGCTTACGCCATCATTTCCTCGTAAAATGTGATAGGATCTTACATGACGATGTAAGCACATCCtctatgaagaaaaaaaaaacaaaaaaaaacacaaccaaacccTCCAGCATTTCTCATTTCCTGCCACTCACCCAATGAcctgtatgtatgtaagtatgtATTGTATGGAGGTCAAAGGCGTTACAGAGCTTTGATCAGAAAGAGTCACATTGTCATTTGGTTTCTAACGTTGGTCGTGCACAATAGTGTAGTGTGCGCAGTGTTATATGTAACAAGAAAAATGTTTGGTATTATTTGCACTTTTTTGTCCCACTTAGAGATATTCATGAGAAAATTCTTAAAGAGATACAAAATGTTATgaataatgtaaattaaatacTGATGTCTGAACTGAAAGACTCATTATTTCCCAgagctttaattaaaaattcattTCCCAGAGTGCACCCTCTGCTCTGACACAGATCTAACATCAGTGTTTATTATAAAATCAGTGCAAAAGTACATTATATCCCTCTATGTTTCTTCTTTGACGGCCACCTTTAAACAATACACATAGTCATTGCGGCACCCGACTACAAGAAATTGTTCCCACAACACCGGCGATGAAAACAGCTCCCCAGGTAGAGCGAACGAGGCCAGCATTTGTCCGTCGTGTCCATCCAGGATCCACACTGTGCCGTCTGTGGAGGCCAGGGCCACCAGAATCCCCCTCCTGCCCACGACGGAGCCGTCGAACACACACGGACTGGAGTACACCCTCCCTGTGGTCTGGAAAGTCCAAACTAAAGAGCCGTCTGCGCAGTTCAGACAGTACAGGTAACCGTCATGTGATCCGCACAGAAGCCACTGCTGGTCTGGTGTGACACATGGAGAGGAGAAGACCGGTCCTTTTGTTAAAAACTGCCAAACCTGCAgggaaaagtgtttttattcaaaacgCCAAACTGGAGATATTTTCATCACATGTGAGATTAATTACCATTAACTATCAGGATCAGTGAGGCTTTGCGTTATGAAAATGTTGTGAAAGCTGAGTAAAAGCATTAGTAAAGTACAATACACCAGTTTGAGTTGTGCTTCTCACCAGTTTCCCCGCGTTGCTGAAGCAGCAGATGTTTCCATCCACTGAGCCGATGACCACGTGGCCGGAGGAGGCGTTTGGCGACGAGAAGAACGGGACGTCTCTACAGTAGGACCACAGCACCTCTCCACTGTCCTGGGacggcaaaaaaaacaaacgctTATCAGACGGCAAAGTGCACCATGTGTCTGATTTGCTGAAGTTTGGTATCCTCTTTACTCACAGGGTTAAGACAGAGTAGGTGACCCCCCAGTGAAGCCACGTACAGCTGCCTGAGCGAGGGGtggaggcagggggaggagaACACAGCTCCACCCCCGCAGTGACGCCtccaaacacactgctgcatcTGAACGCAGAGAACACACAGATCTGTCTCTATCGCATTTGTTGGTTAAAGAATCTTCCAGGCAAGCATCTCGTCATGTTAAGCACACTGACCTCTGACTTCAGGCCGTAGACATGCCCGTCATGTGAGCCCACCATCACCAGGCCCGTGAGGGGGTCCACAGCAGGACAGCTCTTCACAGCGTCTCCCGTCTCAAATGTCCACCGTGTTGCTCCAGATGCAGCGCACAAGAAATAAACACAGCCGTCGTAGCAACCTGGGGGACAATCTGAAGGTAAATCCTAAAGGCcggtgacacacagacagatacttTTACACAATGTTCTGAGAGCTGATGCTGACCTACAACCACGAGGCTCCCGCAGCGAGACACGGCAGCCGAGGCTTCGATCCTGCCCCCGAGAACTCGCTCCCAAAGAAGGCTGCCGGTGATCAGGTCTAAAGCCTGGATCCTGTGAGAGTGGGAGCCGATGAACGCTGTTGCCTCGTCTGACCTCTGATCTGTTCTGGCTGGCAGGAGCACTGGGGAGGCGTCCACACATCTGCCTGTGTCAGAGGACCAGCACAGACTGAGGCCcagggcagcagctctgtgcgTCTGCCCACAATCCTTTTCTCCATTTGCATCAGCCTGGAAGTTTTTATTCGTCTTTGGATTTCTAATTTTCACTCCCATCACCTCGCCTGCTCGTCTTAGAACTTTAACGGTCCCCTCTGCTGCCGTGGGCTCTTCGTGTTCTCTCTTTGCCGGCGCCGCAGAGGGAGCGTCAGCGTGCCGCTTCTTGGCCTCAGACGGCGATGGCGGCTCGTCGTTGTCGAGTGGCAGCGGCAGCGTTACTCTCGTAACATGGCGCAGTACGCTAGAGAAGGTCCCATCAAGAATAACCTCCAACAGCTCTGGTGAGGTCACGCCCACAGCAGCGAGGACGTCCTCACAGAGAAGCAGCGCCTTCAGAGAATCCCCTCCGCTCAGCAGGAAGTTGGATTCCTCGTCAACGGTCTGATCTtcaggaagaccaagagtttcCTGCGGACAGGTAGTTGAGTATAAACATGTTCAGGCCACAAATGAATACTGGAAGTATCGAAATGTGTTATGATGTCAACAGCAGTGGAGAAGCGGCCACACCTTCCACAAGGACTGAAGAGTTTGCTTTAGTGTGACGCCGTCTCCCCGTGAAGAATCTAAACGCTGCCTCTGTCTCTGGTATATTTTCATGAGCGCCTCCATGTCTACTTTGCCTGCCATGAAACAAACATGTTGGTACCTGAAACAGCAGATGAGTGCGTCTCACATCAGAGGAGACCGTGTGTCTGACGCTCACCGTGAGGAGTCAGGCACAAGGCTGGGACCAGCAGCAGCGTGTCGGGGACGCTGTGAGACGGCAGCAGCATGGACAGCTGCTTCAGGATGAGTCTGCTCAGGTCTCCACCTGCACCACCCACCTCCCCCTGCTGGAGCTTCACGGGGAGGGGGCGGCCTTCCAGATGCTCGGCTGAGGCCGTTTGCTCCGCGTGCTGCTGGACAGACGTgggaggtgaagcagctttcTGGTCTGCGGATGTGGACGCTACGACAAAGGCGAGCAGTCGGAAGCCTCCGTGCAGACCGACGGCACAGGCCTCCACCTGAGGCACACTCAGGATGAGCTGGAGGGGAGAAGAGAACCCATATGTACTTCACCCTGTCCTCTACCGAACAACCAAGACGCAGGTAGAGACCAGCTGATGAACACAGAGGAGCACCTAGCAGCTACAGAGCCAGATATTTCATTCaggaaaatatcacaaaataaaGCCAGAAGGGGCATGAAGACTGGACTGGTGGCCACAAACACgacttcaaatgaatgcttATGTTATTCTGTGTCCAGTGGATGTGTAAATAGCTGAAGGGTTTGCAACAAAAACTTTGTATTTGCATGGTGATTAGGTtgtgctgcccccaagtggctaaaaaaatacattttactgtttttttgttagtagagacagtagagccAGACGGGAcggacagagcagagagaggggatgacatGACTTAGCCTTGTGGTACGTGTTCTACCAGGGGAGCTACAGTAACAACCCTTTACTGCTTTCATTTAGCTTGAGAAACCATCTATAAGAAATGAAACTACAGCTATACAACGGCTATACCTACAGATAATGCTCCATTACCGCTGCCTTTAGTTTGTCATGAGGTGACCAATGCCTTTTTATGGCCtttgttgtgtgtatgttgaTGTTAGGTGAAAATTATGTTGGACTTATTACGTTTCTTCTCTAAAAACGTTGAGGACTGCACATAACCGCTAAACATGAACAGTATATGGatttacataaaaacatctTACTTGCTGTAAGCCGTCCAAGTTGACCCGTTTTCCGTGGCGTTTGATCAGCCTGTCTTTCCGTCCCAGGTAGCACAGCTGTGTGTCTTGAACGTTCACCCAGTCTCCAGTGGCCCTCATCGTGCCGGGGACAGGGGTCTCCTCGTCATCCAGGAGACACACTCTGTCCTCTCCCCCTGCACCAAAGTTCATAGGCATTTATGTGGATTTTGTTCCCCCGAAATGAGAGCtgcatgtatgagtgtgttgATGAGCTCTTTCTCACCTATGAACACCTGCCCTTCACCCTCAGTAACTATGCAGCCACGTTCGTCTCTGACTTCCAC
Encoded here:
- the cracd gene encoding capping protein inhibiting regulator of actin dynamics codes for the protein MSQENVSDKVRNLQRQIAQGIKFGQRPPSLRKSEGDEGSSDEEEVPRSPLKVLAQVEAEPVNTEPKQVQGAEKAEPHSTPVKSPRSKRVLPPTGTIESINLDAVPQSVPRLDNTAAKHKLSVKPKNQRVSRKHRRFTQDFQEVAVPGVVAEDVEAAGVSTDDQRRASVESLERFKKQRLHDEERQETRRKRELEEQRLRQEEEEKRKRAAEEVRLRELEEERCRKQQEEEERRLREEAERMRREEEERRRREEEEQMQREEEERRMREEQERRRLEEEERRRLEEQRRKEEEERKRQEEEEEARRQQELEAEKRRKLREEEEERKKKEEMERLRLQEIEEKKKVEAEERLRKEEEQRRLSQGETDGSSDPQERKRRAEELRWREMEERQRPFSFKVSSGEKQILFQKVNLTPVTPASSHQSGAVAEQRESAKASPSEGADSPNLPTSPYVPHTAILVTGAQLCGTAVNFDQIKDTACKSLLGLGEDRKAQGTPPVKSKTSPDRKSGKTKSLNESSLSTDQSGAAVLAEWASIRSKIFKGVEEGKYDEYPDPSRTQPQPSSEDPHTFSHTNLRKTMSASAKFSITPAKKKFGDSNRNSELFVADDKEAGEEASLSDSLTAASPAPTSKPQSKMSKTVRIVERGSEECMFAKDLPSFLVPSPGAKPEGQELKSRAQSETEVSDSREEGEDRGQEGEDKPSPFGIKLRRTNFSLRFHSEQSTEKRKKRYSAGDSFDGVPSPLTPIEPDSDTSSVFSDKSSPASPQKEGAAGKYLHASASPAVPRAKPGKSTSPTFSEGEKVLSKPPLYRRPATSPKPTGAVPTPPPSPLPKVAHGPPSDAMIQRTGATEASSPEQANRSEESSAVAQLHRSSQGQVQGEEEQKEKKSFFPSINIPWREKVDRKTELIKKEKPSLQSRHSLDSARVQEKEAGPLWITLALQKQKGFREQQQNREDRRSQREAKLAEKQARDSVMLVSPTESKGSGSTSPSSKPQTPEEPKRPDSLLGRLERREHLKKANTLPSSVTVEIADSTPSPPAVKEVSKRFPSSDSPQVSTEPAWLALAKRKAKAWSDCPQIIK
- the aasdh gene encoding beta-alanine-activating enzyme, which gives rise to MAARTLQQLVAAAASLHPDRAAVTYDGGWVSGSRGSLLYRDLAELSAELSGLLRKNCSTNNGVIGLYCCDDLFIPVWILGILQCPAAYVPLDQGAPGLLTARVMNRCGLKYCAVKTDILQRFRAALAKHASVTVRVELPKFKLTLVQIELLSVAGTEQTGAQTADGAGPCDTAAGLKEAGHRDLAYVLHTSGTTGLPKIVRVPHKCILPNIVHLRSLFQMSADDVVFLASPLTFDPSVVDIFLALSSGAQLLIIPTVMKKMPSRLAQLLFKDHRTTVLQVTPTLLVRFGDRVLKQEVLSSGSSLRVLALGGEACPSPALLRGWRHEDNRTHIYNIYGITEVSCWACFYKVPESLLQSSHTTMSFVPLGTPLMDTVVEVRDERGCIVTEGEGQVFIGGEDRVCLLDDEETPVPGTMRATGDWVNVQDTQLCYLGRKDRLIKRHGKRVNLDGLQQLILSVPQVEACAVGLHGGFRLLAFVVASTSADQKAASPPTSVQQHAEQTASAEHLEGRPLPVKLQQGEVGGAGGDLSRLILKQLSMLLPSHSVPDTLLLVPALCLTPHGKVDMEALMKIYQRQRQRLDSSRGDGVTLKQTLQSLWKETLGLPEDQTVDEESNFLLSGGDSLKALLLCEDVLAAVGVTSPELLEVILDGTFSSVLRHVTRVTLPLPLDNDEPPSPSEAKKRHADAPSAAPAKREHEEPTAAEGTVKVLRRAGEVMGVKIRNPKTNKNFQADANGEKDCGQTHRAAALGLSLCWSSDTGRCVDASPVLLPARTDQRSDEATAFIGSHSHRIQALDLITGSLLWERVLGGRIEASAAVSRCGSLVVVGCYDGCVYFLCAASGATRWTFETGDAVKSCPAVDPLTGLVMVGSHDGHVYGLKSEMQQCVWRRHCGGGAVFSSPCLHPSLRQLYVASLGGHLLCLNPDSGEVLWSYCRDVPFFSSPNASSGHVVIGSVDGNICCFSNAGKLVWQFLTKGPVFSSPCVTPDQQWLLCGSHDGYLYCLNCADGSLVWTFQTTGRVYSSPCVFDGSVVGRRGILVALASTDGTVWILDGHDGQMLASFALPGELFSSPVLWEQFLVVGCRNDYVYCLKVAVKEET